One genomic segment of Vibrio agarivorans includes these proteins:
- a CDS encoding metallophosphoesterase, whose protein sequence is MAKITQNHLNILFHPLRNYGLRGNSAFWDILNERLAEQEFEYSAAELLTWINTTLQELFVDGLLQELKSGNISYYHQNHYAHYQFPIDDYLTFYHNNDGSLPEDTEEKLTKFVKTLFEQGQATYQVEGTFECDGELEPPSDIDIVFYIEGLNRGGMSGGAFHMPTWLDDMLPELTRRAQDLEAGIQFRQTFDSNEQLFIGDVHGCYNKLQDFLTTVGWNEDDQEDPLLVFVGDLIDNDINEEVDHLALLNYVRDLVAKKRAICLLGNHEFNAIGWMLKNNNGDYCRPHSDKNREQHQGFLTQVGEGSEEHLAWIEWFKSLPLFANFGTFNAIHACWHQPSISKLKTYLNSDNSLKEEFWPCAFDPSHELFKIIEVLLKGPELKLPDGKSFIDRNGHKRDSIRIAWWKDTASTYRDLAVVSEDQRAFIPDLPLPRRAMDEYNPSYDGPIPVPTVIGHYTLSPSSYPSLLSRHVACVDFSAAKQGVPLVALCTWIDDEREEDEPILNEQDFLFKGKPESSSSVSRGIYSHIENGLNAYPPVIEHALFRDFVSQALLQDWDPIGVYDGPETDEEMLYEYSDYEENVMRLAQHADESAVAGYLALVQTHLIQMEVRDRGYTCARVADKVVTFWRDADQFGFF, encoded by the coding sequence ATGGCAAAAATTACCCAAAACCATCTCAATATCCTCTTTCACCCGTTAAGAAACTATGGCCTACGCGGCAACTCTGCCTTTTGGGACATTCTCAACGAACGTTTAGCCGAGCAGGAGTTTGAGTATTCAGCTGCCGAACTACTGACATGGATAAACACAACACTACAAGAACTATTTGTTGATGGCCTGCTTCAAGAACTAAAGAGTGGCAACATTAGTTATTATCACCAAAACCATTATGCTCACTACCAGTTTCCGATAGATGACTATCTGACGTTCTACCACAATAACGATGGCTCCTTACCTGAAGATACGGAAGAAAAGCTCACTAAATTCGTAAAAACGCTCTTTGAACAGGGTCAGGCTACCTATCAAGTAGAAGGAACGTTTGAATGTGATGGTGAACTTGAACCACCGAGCGATATTGACATCGTGTTCTATATCGAGGGGTTAAATCGAGGCGGTATGTCTGGTGGAGCCTTCCATATGCCAACGTGGCTTGACGACATGCTACCGGAACTGACGCGCCGAGCCCAAGACTTGGAAGCGGGCATACAATTCAGACAAACTTTTGATAGCAATGAACAGCTTTTCATCGGTGATGTGCATGGTTGCTACAATAAGTTGCAAGACTTTTTAACCACAGTTGGATGGAATGAGGACGATCAAGAAGATCCTTTACTTGTTTTTGTTGGGGACCTTATCGATAACGACATTAATGAAGAAGTCGATCACCTAGCTTTGCTCAATTATGTGCGAGATCTGGTGGCTAAGAAGAGGGCGATCTGTCTGCTTGGTAACCACGAGTTTAATGCGATTGGCTGGATGCTTAAGAACAATAACGGCGACTATTGCCGTCCACATTCAGATAAAAACCGCGAGCAGCACCAAGGCTTTTTAACTCAAGTCGGAGAGGGGAGCGAGGAGCATCTCGCTTGGATAGAATGGTTCAAATCGTTGCCTTTGTTTGCCAACTTCGGGACATTTAACGCTATTCACGCCTGCTGGCACCAACCAAGCATAAGTAAGCTAAAAACATACCTCAACAGTGATAACTCACTCAAAGAGGAATTTTGGCCTTGCGCGTTCGATCCAAGCCATGAGTTATTTAAGATAATCGAAGTGTTGCTTAAAGGCCCAGAGCTCAAGCTACCCGATGGAAAATCATTCATCGATCGCAATGGCCACAAGCGCGACAGCATCAGAATCGCGTGGTGGAAAGATACCGCCTCCACCTACAGAGACCTTGCTGTTGTCAGTGAAGACCAACGAGCGTTTATCCCCGATTTGCCACTGCCACGTCGTGCAATGGACGAGTATAACCCATCATATGACGGCCCAATTCCAGTGCCTACGGTGATTGGTCACTATACGTTATCACCAAGCTCATACCCATCGCTATTGAGCCGCCATGTAGCTTGTGTTGATTTCAGTGCTGCGAAACAAGGTGTGCCGCTTGTAGCATTATGCACATGGATAGACGACGAGCGTGAAGAGGATGAGCCAATTTTAAATGAACAAGACTTCCTTTTTAAGGGTAAACCAGAGTCTTCTAGTTCAGTCAGTCGCGGAATTTATAGCCACATAGAAAATGGCTTAAACGCCTATCCCCCTGTGATAGAGCACGCATTGTTTCGTGATTTTGTCTCACAAGCGCTGCTGCAAGATTGGGACCCAATCGGGGTTTATGACGGTCCTGAAACGGATGAAGAAATGCTCTATGAATATTCAGACTATGAAGAAAACGTGATGCGCCTTGCGCAACATGCAGATGAAAGCGCGGTCGCGGGCTATCTTGCCTTAGTGCAAACCCATTTGATACAGATGGAAGTTAGAGACAGAGGCTACACGTGTGCACGCGTTGCTGACAAGGTAGTAACATTCTGGCGTGATGCTGACCAATTTGGCTTTTTTTAG
- a CDS encoding DUF4145 domain-containing protein has translation MQPQTHFEQTKHDNFAFLQDGLEELYAQAALAERYYFTDRQSSMAKIRLFVELACHELGKHFKLRPPVHGDLNNKIKMLQASGEVEEWVIEAMNTLRHDGNRSVHMTEVNGSYIAKMTVSRARMQQHMNSLYEIAHYLGQTILGTATQCAYTWQEPMSCELTSFVSDAHKGSKEASFYLASSFYNELNEMSQQQGKSRWWHKEQYLDKQADLSYWLEKSHRQGHPQSWLLLAKCYSKKLLQEQATRDAKNCFKKALNNDEDGEAAYEFGLHLSVREESKLGEEYIAQAAQKGHHPALSYQLERAFNKHDAQQEWLDLALEHGLKEAYTVDAYCKLEQHQQAPNEQTIKALRSSLVAGQARRAPGIGFFKAYVDLSIYAESDVEKVLTQMTDNYACVPSYLEVELRLFQQISVSTAHYDLMNDIYHRAISQTSNELEAAEINYAMVKHALSQASEKFKQRESVKTPKPIPTLLKEAADAGHAEAREFINSTQGKAVLKKIGFTSQGKMQKNAAEKEKNKRKRKLAKKAKRK, from the coding sequence ATGCAACCTCAAACTCATTTTGAACAGACCAAACACGATAACTTCGCTTTTCTGCAAGACGGGTTAGAGGAGCTATACGCCCAGGCGGCACTCGCTGAGCGTTACTATTTCACCGATCGACAATCGAGCATGGCGAAGATTCGTCTGTTTGTTGAATTGGCTTGCCACGAACTTGGCAAACACTTCAAACTGCGCCCGCCTGTGCATGGCGACCTGAACAACAAAATCAAAATGCTGCAAGCCTCGGGTGAAGTAGAAGAGTGGGTGATTGAGGCGATGAACACTCTGCGTCATGACGGCAACCGCTCGGTTCACATGACGGAAGTCAACGGTTCATACATAGCAAAAATGACGGTTTCCCGTGCTCGTATGCAACAACACATGAATAGCCTCTATGAGATAGCACACTATTTAGGGCAAACGATTCTCGGTACCGCGACGCAGTGTGCCTACACATGGCAAGAGCCAATGTCATGCGAGCTGACGTCCTTTGTCAGTGATGCGCATAAAGGCTCAAAAGAGGCGAGTTTCTACCTAGCGTCATCGTTTTATAACGAGCTTAATGAGATGAGCCAACAGCAAGGTAAATCACGCTGGTGGCACAAAGAGCAGTACCTCGATAAGCAAGCAGACCTGAGTTACTGGCTAGAGAAATCCCACCGTCAAGGGCACCCGCAAAGCTGGTTACTCTTAGCCAAGTGCTATTCAAAAAAACTGCTTCAAGAGCAGGCGACACGAGATGCGAAAAACTGCTTCAAAAAAGCACTGAATAATGATGAAGACGGTGAGGCCGCTTATGAATTTGGTTTACATCTATCGGTGCGAGAAGAGAGTAAACTGGGTGAGGAGTACATTGCTCAAGCTGCACAAAAAGGCCATCACCCAGCGCTTTCATATCAGTTAGAACGTGCATTTAATAAACACGACGCACAACAAGAGTGGCTAGACTTGGCGCTAGAGCACGGCCTAAAAGAGGCTTATACCGTAGATGCATATTGCAAGCTAGAACAGCACCAACAAGCGCCAAACGAGCAAACTATAAAAGCACTACGCTCATCATTGGTGGCAGGGCAGGCAAGACGCGCCCCTGGGATTGGCTTCTTCAAAGCCTATGTAGACCTGAGCATTTATGCCGAGTCTGACGTCGAAAAAGTACTCACACAGATGACGGATAACTATGCTTGCGTACCAAGCTACCTAGAAGTAGAGCTGCGTTTATTTCAACAAATTTCCGTCAGCACAGCACATTACGACCTGATGAACGACATCTATCACCGCGCGATCAGTCAAACAAGCAATGAACTTGAAGCGGCTGAGATTAACTATGCCATGGTCAAGCATGCTTTGAGCCAAGCGTCAGAGAAGTTTAAACAGCGAGAAAGCGTTAAAACGCCCAAGCCGATCCCAACCTTGCTCAAGGAAGCAGCGGATGCGGGGCACGCTGAGGCTCGCGAGTTTATCAATAGCACTCAAGGCAAAGCGGTATTAAAGAAAATTGGCTTTACGAGCCAAGGAAAAATGCAGAAGAACGCGGCAGAGAAAGAAAAAAACAAGCGTAAACGTAAATTGGCGAAAAAAGCTAAGCGTAAATGA
- a CDS encoding helix-turn-helix transcriptional regulator, which produces MSVSLRRYNKVLESIPCYPESVSSLEIRQQLLASELLPINTDEKSQLRTVQRCINQVVADNNSIEINDECRPYRYQIAQGHRHPVKPDGMSSVVSLQVIEQEIKSMLPPTLRSDVDAIFSSLKQQDTKQTRLWNERFCYFPNELPLIAPNVGTAYFKLIEEALLNKKDLHFCYQKRGATQAKSYTSTPLGLFLYGNSFYFVGLVPGSDSDIRTYALHRVHSLKLGFSSVRTLANFDVRKHVQRYARHFAGGDKLSVTLRIENYSGLHLIEETLLSEDQVIVSNQDGFTTITATVRDSHTLEWWLMKHANIVEVIAPSTLREKIVEMIRASVRLYGV; this is translated from the coding sequence ATGAGTGTGTCATTGCGACGATATAATAAGGTGCTGGAGTCGATTCCTTGCTATCCAGAGTCGGTCTCTAGCTTAGAGATCCGCCAACAGCTTTTGGCGTCTGAGTTATTGCCCATCAACACCGATGAAAAGAGCCAACTGCGCACCGTACAGCGCTGTATTAACCAAGTGGTAGCCGACAATAACAGTATTGAGATCAATGACGAATGTCGCCCCTATCGATACCAAATCGCACAGGGGCATCGTCACCCAGTGAAACCCGATGGAATGTCTTCAGTGGTTTCGCTACAAGTCATTGAGCAAGAGATTAAATCGATGCTGCCACCGACATTACGCTCAGATGTGGATGCGATTTTTTCTTCGCTCAAGCAACAAGACACCAAACAAACTCGGTTATGGAATGAACGGTTTTGTTACTTTCCTAACGAGCTACCGCTCATTGCTCCCAATGTTGGCACTGCCTATTTCAAACTCATTGAAGAAGCATTACTCAATAAAAAAGACCTGCACTTTTGCTATCAAAAACGTGGCGCGACGCAAGCCAAGAGCTACACCTCGACTCCGCTGGGCTTGTTTCTTTATGGCAATAGCTTCTATTTTGTTGGGTTAGTACCGGGCAGCGACAGTGATATTCGTACCTATGCCCTGCACCGCGTTCACAGCTTAAAATTGGGCTTTAGCAGTGTGCGTACACTGGCTAATTTTGATGTGCGCAAACACGTTCAGCGTTATGCGCGCCATTTTGCTGGCGGCGATAAGCTTTCTGTCACATTGAGAATTGAAAACTACAGCGGATTGCACTTGATTGAAGAGACGTTGCTGTCTGAAGACCAAGTGATTGTCTCCAACCAAGATGGCTTCACCACCATCACCGCCACCGTGCGCGACAGCCACACGCTTGAATGGTGGTTGATGAAACATGCCAATATCGTTGAGGTGATTGCGCCCTCGACGTTGAGGGAGAAGATTGTTGAGATGATTAGGGCGAGTGTGCGGTTGTATGGGGTTTAA
- a CDS encoding phosphate ABC transporter substrate-binding protein: MKKTFFGALVAISSITFTGASLAQDTISAVGSSSVTPLMEVFGEVYSKAHPEIFVEVQGPGSSAGVRAAKSNTADLGMASRELKDSEKEPELKTKVIARDGIAVVVNPNNEVTELTSDQIQQIYKGEIKNWKDVGGADKPIVAITRDTASGTRGAFEDIMSLKQKINGQKVSAISQHAQVANGNGALKTSVASNPYAIGYISLGTVDQSVKALTVDNTAPTISNVKNGSYKVARPFLVMYKGQPNARTNEFLQWMESKEAQQIVDDKGYISIH, translated from the coding sequence ATGAAGAAAACATTTTTTGGCGCTCTCGTTGCGATCTCATCAATCACATTTACAGGCGCTTCACTTGCTCAAGATACTATTTCAGCGGTAGGCTCTAGCTCTGTTACACCTCTAATGGAAGTATTTGGTGAGGTGTATTCAAAAGCGCACCCAGAGATTTTCGTTGAAGTTCAAGGACCAGGTTCAAGTGCGGGCGTAAGAGCAGCTAAATCAAATACGGCTGATTTAGGTATGGCGTCTCGTGAGCTGAAAGACTCTGAAAAAGAGCCTGAGCTGAAAACGAAAGTTATTGCTCGCGATGGTATCGCAGTGGTTGTAAACCCAAATAATGAAGTTACTGAACTCACTTCCGACCAAATCCAACAGATCTACAAGGGTGAGATTAAAAACTGGAAAGATGTGGGCGGCGCAGACAAGCCAATCGTAGCCATCACTCGTGATACTGCATCTGGTACGCGTGGTGCATTTGAAGACATCATGAGCCTAAAACAGAAAATTAACGGCCAAAAAGTATCTGCTATTTCACAACACGCTCAAGTGGCGAATGGTAATGGTGCTCTAAAAACTTCTGTTGCTTCAAATCCATACGCTATTGGTTACATCTCTTTAGGTACGGTTGATCAATCGGTTAAAGCACTGACAGTGGATAACACAGCGCCAACTATCAGCAACGTTAAAAACGGCAGCTACAAAGTCGCGCGTCCGTTCTTAGTGATGTACAAAGGTCAGCCAAACGCTCGCACTAACGAGTTCCTTCAATGGATGGAAAGTAAAGAAGCTCAACAAATCGTCGACGATAAAGGCTATATTTCTATTCACTAA
- a CDS encoding endonuclease/exonuclease/phosphatase family protein, giving the protein MKLMTLNTHSWQEDKQLEKLDIVAQAIIEQDCDVIALQEVNQHQDSPAIDAKISSNHPVLADNYGYLLQQKLMEYGYQYQLTWDFVHQSYEVYQEGLSFLTRLPIIEHEVIDLTDNYDVSYWKHRRAVRIKVASQQGEVDLFNCHCGWWNDSENPFKEQFDRIAAKLPKGNSFLLGDFNNPSYIRNEGYDYLLQRGLIDCFEVAQKKDSGITVIKNIDGWEQNSQALRIDLILSNQSVAVKQHQVIYNNDFYPVVSDHFGVLAEVELS; this is encoded by the coding sequence ATGAAACTAATGACGCTAAATACCCATAGCTGGCAAGAAGATAAACAACTAGAAAAGCTGGATATAGTAGCGCAAGCCATTATCGAACAAGACTGTGATGTGATTGCCCTGCAAGAGGTTAATCAACACCAAGATAGCCCAGCCATTGATGCCAAAATATCGAGTAATCATCCTGTGTTAGCGGATAACTATGGTTATTTGTTGCAGCAAAAACTCATGGAATACGGTTATCAGTACCAACTTACGTGGGATTTTGTTCACCAAAGTTATGAAGTCTATCAAGAAGGGCTCTCCTTTTTGACGCGACTGCCGATTATTGAGCATGAGGTCATTGATTTAACCGATAACTATGACGTTAGCTACTGGAAGCATAGGCGTGCAGTACGTATTAAAGTCGCTTCTCAACAAGGTGAAGTTGATCTCTTTAATTGTCATTGTGGCTGGTGGAATGACTCAGAGAATCCATTTAAGGAACAGTTCGATCGAATCGCTGCAAAACTTCCAAAAGGAAATAGCTTTCTATTAGGTGACTTCAATAACCCAAGCTACATACGCAATGAAGGTTATGATTATCTATTGCAGCGCGGCCTAATTGATTGTTTTGAAGTCGCACAAAAGAAAGATAGCGGCATCACCGTAATCAAGAATATCGATGGTTGGGAACAAAATAGTCAGGCGTTACGTATTGATTTGATCCTGAGTAATCAATCGGTAGCAGTAAAGCAGCATCAGGTGATTTATAATAACGATTTTTATCCGGTCGTATCGGATCACTTTGGGGTGTTGGCGGAAGTAGAGCTTTCTTAA
- a CDS encoding PTS transporter subunit IIBC has protein sequence MSKLLSFDFWQRFGKSLIVVIAVMPAAGIMISLGKVVAMYAGGVGAVETLGAIMENIGWGIIVNLHLLFAVAIGGSWAKERAGGAFAALIAFILINRITGVILGVDNAMLADPDAIVMSLFGTELPVSQFFTNILGAPALNMGVFIGIMSGYLGANLYNRYYDFARLPEALAFFNGKRFVPFVVIYYSVIIALILSIVWPLIQGALNDFGQWIATSKDTAPIVAPFLYGTLERLLLPFGLHHTLTIPMNYTELGGAYELLTGANAGTSVYGQDPLWLAWVSDLNNLKLSDPATYQHLLDTVHPARFKAGQVIIAASSLIGIGLAMYHCVDKDKLKQYKPMFLSACLAVLLTGVTEPIEFMFMFISPVLYIAHALLTGVAFALVDVMDLRIHSFGLIELLTRIPMMVSAGIGGDLIRFALVCIVFFVVNYTLFRVLIVKFHLPTPGRKGNYLDESSEGMSEDEKLDIIIQNLGGRSNIAEIDACMTRLRITVNDPALVAEYSLWKPTGALGAVIKEQGVQVIYGPGVDRIKSKLIDRYSAQPA, from the coding sequence GTGAGTAAGTTACTGTCGTTTGATTTTTGGCAACGATTTGGGAAATCCCTAATCGTTGTAATCGCGGTGATGCCTGCAGCGGGTATAATGATATCGCTAGGTAAAGTTGTCGCAATGTATGCCGGTGGTGTTGGAGCCGTAGAAACCCTTGGCGCCATTATGGAAAACATCGGTTGGGGCATCATTGTTAACCTTCACCTTTTGTTTGCTGTCGCTATTGGTGGCTCGTGGGCAAAAGAGCGTGCGGGTGGCGCATTTGCCGCGCTTATCGCCTTCATACTGATTAACCGTATCACTGGGGTTATATTGGGCGTAGATAACGCTATGCTCGCTGATCCTGATGCGATTGTGATGAGCTTGTTTGGCACTGAACTCCCTGTATCCCAATTCTTTACCAATATTTTAGGCGCACCGGCGCTCAATATGGGTGTGTTCATCGGTATTATGTCTGGCTATCTAGGTGCCAACTTATACAACCGTTATTACGATTTCGCTCGCCTACCTGAGGCATTAGCCTTCTTCAATGGCAAGCGTTTTGTACCTTTTGTTGTGATTTACTACTCGGTAATCATTGCTCTCATTTTGTCGATTGTATGGCCTTTAATCCAAGGTGCACTCAATGACTTTGGTCAATGGATTGCAACCTCTAAAGACACTGCGCCTATCGTGGCTCCGTTCCTATACGGTACATTAGAGCGTCTACTACTGCCGTTTGGTTTGCATCACACTCTAACCATTCCAATGAACTATACCGAGTTGGGTGGTGCTTATGAGCTTCTAACAGGCGCGAATGCAGGCACAAGTGTTTATGGTCAAGATCCATTGTGGCTTGCTTGGGTAAGTGATTTGAACAACCTTAAACTGAGCGATCCAGCAACTTATCAGCATCTACTGGATACTGTTCACCCTGCACGTTTTAAAGCGGGTCAGGTTATTATCGCAGCATCATCATTGATTGGTATTGGCCTTGCGATGTACCACTGTGTTGATAAAGATAAGCTGAAGCAATATAAACCCATGTTTTTGTCAGCGTGTCTTGCAGTCTTGTTGACCGGCGTGACTGAACCGATTGAATTCATGTTCATGTTTATTTCTCCTGTCTTGTATATTGCTCATGCGCTGTTAACTGGTGTTGCTTTTGCATTAGTGGATGTGATGGACCTGCGTATACATTCCTTTGGTTTAATTGAGTTACTTACTCGTATCCCAATGATGGTTTCAGCGGGCATTGGCGGTGATTTAATTCGTTTCGCACTGGTGTGTATTGTTTTCTTTGTAGTTAACTACACGCTGTTCCGCGTGCTCATTGTGAAGTTCCATCTGCCAACTCCGGGTCGTAAGGGTAACTACCTAGACGAAAGTTCAGAGGGCATGTCGGAAGATGAGAAGCTTGACATCATCATTCAAAATCTAGGCGGCCGCAGCAATATTGCTGAGATCGATGCTTGTATGACTCGTCTACGTATTACCGTTAATGACCCTGCATTGGTGGCTGAATATTCACTATGGAAACCAACGGGTGCACTTGGCGCTGTAATTAAAGAGCAGGGCGTACAGGTTATTTATGGCCCTGGAGTAGATAGAATTAAATCTAAGTTAATTGATAGATATTCAGCGCAACCAGCGTAA
- a CDS encoding alpha-amylase family glycosyl hydrolase, translated as MTRTNNMRSKPLAWWKKATDHQIYPRSFNDTNQSANGDIRTIMDSVNNHANDEHPWFIKSQENNDSFKYVWRNGCKDALNSIYGKALKNVRQFLNRGVICE; from the coding sequence ATGACTCGCACCAATAATATGCGCTCAAAGCCACTCGCGTGGTGGAAGAAAGCAACCGACCACCAAATCTATCCCCGTAGTTTTAATGATACAAACCAAAGCGCTAATGGTGACATTCGCACTATCATGGACTCAGTGAACAATCACGCTAACGATGAGCACCCCTGGTTCATCAAGTCTCAAGAGAACAATGATAGCTTTAAGTATGTTTGGCGTAATGGTTGTAAGGACGCACTAAATAGTATTTATGGCAAGGCGTTAAAAAACGTCCGCCAGTTTTTAAATCGAGGAGTTATTTGTGAGTAA
- a CDS encoding LacI family DNA-binding transcriptional regulator, translating to MSKKMTMAEISRQLGISTMTVSRYFNDGYVSEENRRKIDAIVKESHYTPNIFARSIRSQSNIIGFVAPRIESYTTSLVIKGALAAANESQVRMLFHASGFNHESECQAVREFNGLNALGTIIIASKHSVEETFYQSLDNVLFIGKNSPHHCCLHYPEHDAIQALVSQTITQLKQQQAPLAAAHYIYDERMLSSRTQLMQTTITDTVPELDFSLQALANSEQKSCYQEIQLQPNHVYFCATDNIAIRLYRRAKEQQLKIGHNIWIVGMGDYDYSDLLVPSLTTVAFNYYQVGYQAVKKLIKRDFSSVEGTFELKMRESSQLL from the coding sequence ATGAGTAAAAAAATGACTATGGCAGAGATCTCACGACAACTTGGGATTTCGACAATGACCGTGTCACGTTACTTTAATGACGGTTATGTATCGGAAGAAAACCGCCGTAAAATTGATGCTATCGTCAAAGAAAGTCATTACACACCTAATATATTTGCTCGTTCAATCCGTAGCCAATCTAATATTATTGGTTTCGTCGCCCCTCGTATTGAGTCGTATACAACTAGCTTGGTGATTAAAGGCGCGCTTGCTGCTGCTAATGAATCACAAGTGCGAATGCTCTTTCATGCCTCAGGGTTTAACCATGAGTCAGAATGCCAAGCTGTGAGAGAATTTAATGGCCTCAATGCATTGGGCACTATCATCATCGCTTCAAAGCACAGTGTTGAAGAGACTTTTTATCAAAGCTTAGATAACGTGCTATTTATTGGTAAAAACAGCCCCCACCATTGCTGTTTACATTATCCTGAGCATGATGCGATTCAAGCACTGGTATCACAAACCATCACTCAGTTAAAACAGCAGCAGGCACCGCTCGCAGCCGCACATTACATTTATGATGAACGTATGCTGTCGAGCCGTACTCAATTGATGCAAACCACCATAACTGACACCGTCCCAGAGTTGGATTTTTCGTTACAAGCACTGGCCAACTCGGAGCAAAAATCCTGCTACCAAGAGATTCAATTACAGCCGAATCATGTCTATTTTTGTGCCACTGATAATATAGCTATTCGTTTATATCGTCGTGCCAAAGAGCAGCAATTAAAGATTGGTCATAACATATGGATTGTAGGCATGGGAGACTATGACTACAGCGATCTATTAGTCCCTAGCCTGACTACTGTTGCCTTTAATTATTATCAAGTGGGCTATCAAGCGGTTAAAAAATTGATCAAGCGCGACTTCAGTTCAGTTGAAGGCACCTTTGAATTAAAAATGAGAGAAAGCTCACAACTCCTTTGA
- a CDS encoding metal-dependent hydrolase: MDPITQGVLGATLSQSVRDKRHVVVAGALGLLAGMSPDLDVLIRSSTDPLLFLEYHRQFSHSLIFIPFGSLLCALVFYPLFAKRCGLSFKASWLYCALGYSTHALLDACTSYGTQLLWPFTDERYAWNILSVVDPLYTLPLVVLILLATLKREPKLARVALVWVLIYPMFGMIQKERAENAGWELVKLRQHEPVQLEAKPSFGNLLVWKVVYETEDHYHVDAVRVGISMKTYSGDTINKLDINRDLAWLNSQSQQAEDLERFRHFSDGFLAQDPNNELRIFDVRYSMVPNQISPLWSITLSPNAEDNEHVEYATHRDGDTESRQVFLDMLLDRM, encoded by the coding sequence ATGGATCCAATAACGCAAGGTGTACTTGGTGCGACTTTGTCACAATCTGTCAGGGATAAACGGCACGTGGTTGTCGCTGGGGCACTTGGTTTGCTTGCAGGCATGTCGCCTGACTTGGATGTATTGATTCGTTCATCCACTGATCCGCTGCTGTTTCTTGAATATCATCGCCAATTTAGCCATTCACTGATTTTTATTCCGTTTGGGAGCTTGCTCTGCGCGTTAGTTTTTTACCCTCTGTTTGCTAAACGTTGTGGCCTCTCTTTCAAGGCAAGCTGGCTTTATTGTGCGCTTGGTTATAGTACTCATGCACTGCTCGATGCTTGTACCTCTTACGGGACACAATTACTGTGGCCTTTTACTGATGAGCGATACGCTTGGAATATTCTTTCTGTGGTCGATCCGCTCTATACCCTGCCGCTTGTTGTTCTTATTTTGCTCGCTACTCTGAAACGAGAGCCCAAGCTCGCCCGCGTTGCTCTTGTTTGGGTGCTTATTTACCCAATGTTCGGCATGATTCAAAAAGAGCGCGCAGAGAACGCTGGATGGGAATTAGTGAAATTGCGCCAACATGAGCCTGTTCAGCTTGAAGCGAAACCGAGCTTTGGGAATTTGCTGGTTTGGAAGGTTGTGTATGAAACTGAGGACCACTATCACGTTGATGCGGTGCGTGTGGGTATATCGATGAAAACGTACTCAGGCGATACGATCAATAAGCTGGATATCAATAGAGACTTAGCCTGGCTTAATTCCCAATCGCAGCAAGCGGAAGATCTTGAACGATTTCGACATTTCTCTGATGGTTTTTTAGCCCAAGATCCGAACAATGAATTACGCATTTTTGATGTGCGGTATTCGATGGTGCCAAATCAGATAAGCCCGCTTTGGAGCATTACACTTTCACCGAATGCTGAGGATAATGAGCATGTCGAATACGCGACACATCGGGATGGTGATACTGAATCTAGGCAGGTGTTCTTGGATATGTTGCTCGATAGAATGTAG